A stretch of DNA from Mucilaginibacter daejeonensis:
CGCGTAATGATAATAGCAGCCATATGGAGTTCGTGCTGGTGAACCTAAAGGACCTATTGCAAGATGTGGTGAGGATCTGGCAGCGACCAGGCGCGGTGGACAACCCGATTATTTTGCATGCACCTACTTATCCCGTATATGCGGAAGTGAACCAGGAAAAGTTTCAAAGGGTGATGGATAACCTGATCAGCAACGCAGCCAAGTTCTCTAAGGAAAACTCCCCCATTGAGATCACTCTGAGCGAGAAGGATAACCATGTGACCATTGAGATAATGGATCATGGCGTGGGCATTCCGCCTGACCTGTTGCCGCAACTGTTCGATCGCTTTACCCGCTCAGGCCGGCAGGGGCTCAAAGGAGAACGCTCAACAGGGTTAGGACTCAGCATATCAAGGCAGATCGTTGAACAGCACCATGGTCGCATAGAGGTGAGCAGCGTGGTAAATAAGGGCACGACCTTCACCATCAAACTTCATCAGGTCAAAAATGGCTGATACAATTGTATTCAGCGCTTGGATATAATGACCTGGCACTGATCAGCAACTCAACTTTGAACTGTAATTCAGCAAGATGTATACACAACTACTCAATTATCCACACTTTGTGTAACATTGTCTACGTGGACAAAAACTACTCGTTTTCTTTATTCACAACCTTTATACCACAGTATTGTGCGATCTGTGATCATTGACCTGAAACGTTGATGAACTTGTAAAAATGCGCTCTGAGGCTATTTCCAGTATCAATCTTGCTATAATTGTCGTATCGTTTACCATACGTACACCTAAAAAGAAGAGACCATGAGAAAGGCATTCACTTCCACATTTAGCTCATTTACTGCATTTCTTTCTTTGCTATTTTTAGTAGCTGTAGTTTTCTTTAAAATAAAAGACCCACATTATTGATCGCAGTTCGTGACTAAAACACAAAGAGCATCTGTTATCACAGGTGCTCTTTGTGTTTCGAGACGGTTACCCTTCGGCTGGTGCGGCGTAAAAGCGCTGATTGAAATTGACAAGGAAAAGTTCAGTAGTGGCGCGGGTACATGCGGTATAGAACCATCGGAGGAAGTCGGTATTTAACATTTCTTCGGTCAGGTACCCCTGGTCAATAAATACGGCCTCCCATTGGCCACCCTGTGCTTTATGGCAGGTGACGGCATAAGCGAACTTGATCTGTAAAGCGTTGTAATACGGATTAAGTTTAAGTTCGGCCAGTTTCTCGCGCCGGGTAGGTAAATGTTCGTAATCCTTCATCACCTCCAAAAAGAATCGCTTCTGATCATCAGCAGATAGTGCCGGCGAGTCAGCATACAGCGCTTCGAGCAATACCTTGCAATCGATCACCGGGTCCTCTGCATAGTCAATGAACTCGATCTGCACATCAGCGAACCGGAATCCATACAGTTCCTCTATCCGCCTTACTCTTTTGATACGGGCGATATCGCCATTGGCAATAAATCCTGTGCTTGCTTCTTCGCCCCCTTGCAGCCAAAAGTAGTTGTTACGCACCACCATGATCTGGTCGCCGCCGGTCAGTTCTTCCTCACGCATGAGTATGCGGTTACGGATCTGTTGATTGTACAGGTTAGCGTTCTTATTTGACCGGCAGATAACCAAAGTGCCGTCGAAACCATATTTACCATACGCATAACTCAACCCTTCTTCCAGCCGCTCACCGGTCATGCGGTATACATCCTTGTACCCTTTGGTCACGATCTGAGGATAGTTGGCTTCTTCGTGCCTGATCAACTCCCGTACGGCGGTCACATTATGCAGTATACCCGAATTCTTTTGTTGCCTTAAAACTTCGGTCAATTCAAAACTGAACACTTGCAGACCCAGGTCCTCGCTCAATATGCTGGCATCCAATGCAGGGCTATACTCAGAACCGACGGGCGGAAGCTGTGCCGTATCGCCTACCAACATCAACTTGCAGTTCTTGGTGTTGTAAACATAGTTCACCAGATCACGCAGAAGCGTATCTCGAGCGGTGCCCATGGCCTCGTCAGATATCATGGAGGCCTCGTCGACAATGAACAAAGTATCTTCAGACAGATTGGTGGCCAGCATGAACATGTCATCCACATTCATGGCCGAGCGTTTACGGTAGACCCGCTTATGTATGGTGAAGGCCTTACGCCCTGAATAGCCGGTGATCACCTTAGCGGCCCTACCGGTAGGCGCCAACAGTACTGACTTTAAATTGTACGCTCGCAAAGCCTTTACCAGGGCACTGAGCACGGTTGTCTTACCGGTACCGGCATATCCTCTCAGCAGGAAGCACTCGTAACCGTTATCGCTCAGCAAGAACTGGTGCAACTTGCCGAACAGCTCACGTTGCTGAGGTGCAGGTTCGAAAGGAAATGATGCGCTGATCTGTTCGCTTGCTGGCATGGCTTTATGGCACAAAACTCAACAAAGCAAACGAAAAAATAGTTATTTTTGTGCATTACTGATGAACGACGCCTTATACCATTACATTGACCCAAGTTTTAGCCACCTGGAGGTAGGCCATTACACTTTGACGCTGTTGCTTGGTGAACAAAGGTTCTCTTTGTCTGTACTTTACGGTCAACAATTGATGGTTTGGCGTAAAGATGCACCGATCGCCGAACTTACTTCGCCCGGCGAGGTGCAGGAGGTGCTCAACTTTGGTTATCAGGACGTGATCACCGCTGTGCGATCGGCCAACTTTACGCTGGTACCTCAAATAGTATTTGAGGAAGACGGCATTACAGAAATAGCCCGATTTTTAGACGTGCATGCCACTGATACCGTGATGGCCCAGCCTTTAGACGATAACAATGAGGTGGTGTTCAAGATCACCCAAACACAGGCCGAGGCCTTGAACCGCTTTGGTACCGCTCGTACATTGTTCGGTGCAAAAGGTTGGTTAAAGGCTATTGCCAGCGCTCAACCATCAGGTGATGAGTTGTACGTGAACATCTGCGACGGCCAGTTCGATATCGCCTACTTTCAGAATAGTTCGCTGCAATTGTTCAACACTTTTGAGTTCGGTCATGAGGATGAGCTGGCCTATTATGCGGCGTTCATCTGTCAGCAACTTAAGCTCGACATGAGCAAAGTCACTTTGATCCTGAGCGGCATGATCGCCGAAGGCAACCAACGTTACACTGACCTGCTCTCTACTATGTTCAAGTCGGTGCAGTTGAACACTATTACGGTAGCCAACATACCCGACCGCTTTGCTAAGCACCAATTGCTGGCAATAACCTCACTGCCATTATGCGCATCATTGGCGGACGCTTAAAAGGGCTTCGGTTAGACCCTCCCAAAAACCTCCCGGTACGGCCTACTACCGATATGGCAAAGGAGGCTCTTTTCAATATCCTGCAAAATCAAATAGATCTGGAAGGCATCAAGGTGCTCGACCTGTTCAGCGGGACCGGTAACCTGGCACTTGAATTTGCATCGCGCTTTGCCCAGAGTGTTACCGCTGTTGACCGTAGCATACACTGCATCAATTACCTTAAAGGTACTGCACGCAAGCACGGACTGACGCAAATTAGCACGTATAAAGCAGATGTATTTAAGTACCTGGAGATGGAGACAGAACAATATGATCTCATTTTTGCCGACCCTCCGTACGATCTGAGCCGCATACCCGAGATACCCAAGATCATTTTTGAGAAGAACTTGCTACTGCCGGGCGGAATGCTGATCGTTGAGCACCAGTCAATGCAAAACCTGAGCAATCATTTCAATTTTACCGAGCAACGGCGGTATGGCCATTCGTCATTCTCATTCTTCCATTTGGAAGAGGACGACGATAGCCAAGAATAATGCGCTCACCTATTATTGAACACATAACCCACGTATTGACCGTGGTGCGATAATGAAATTGGCTCGGTACTATCAATTCCTGAGCTACTGATCAACGGTATCCCCCGTTCATCTTTTGTGATCACGGCACTTTGGCCGTAAAGAGTGTGGAGCCTTTCCGTAGCCGCTTCCCTGACCGCAGCGGACAACCCCGCCGGCGAATCGTCATCGGTGAGCAGTAAACCCCAGCGGATGTTGTTAAAGCTTTGGTCGTTGCTAACGAGGGTATGTATCACTTCCTGTGAGGAGAATGAGCGAAAATAAAGTGTGTGTTTATCATGAAGTATGCGACCATGATAGCCTTTATCCGTATCAAATATTCGATCGTTTAGCTCTTTGACTACCGTAACAGATGGTTCCTCTGTAGGTGGAGTAAGATTTATGACGGTAAACTTGGTAGGCGAGAATACTAAGTGAGGATGGTGTCTTTGAAGAAATTTAAAGGCAGCCTCTTTAGCCGACCATGACAACCATACATAATGATGAAGCGGCATGGACTGGTGATATCCCTGTTCATACCGCTCTATCTCAGTGGGGGAAAGTATCCTTTTATAGAAAGCCGGCCGCTCTGTGCGGACCTTATCAGTATGGGCTAATGATACGATATCATTGCCTGCACTGATCATGCTTTTTCATTTAGCTTTTCGCTGATCACGTCGATACAAGTACCTACGTTCATCATCTTATCGGCCGAATCATAATCGATCTCGATATCATATTTGGCTTCCGCATCAATAATGATATCGACCAGGTTGGCCGAGTTGATCTGCAGATCTTTAAGCAGGTCAGTATCATCGTTCATCTCGGCAAGTTTATCTTTATGAGTAGTGTATGGTGAGATAACTATTTTAAGTTCATCTAATATCTCTTGTCTTGTCATTTATTGAGTGTATTTACTTAAGATCAAACACGAGTTAACATCGCCAAAGCCAAAATTGGCTTTAGCTACAATATTAACTTCTTTTTTTATCATTTCGGTAGGAATATTGTTCAAACTTACCAGATCAGTGATGGCCGGGTTAGGGTCCTCGAAGTTGATGTTGGGGTGAACGAAACCATGCACGATCTGTAATACCGATGCCACCGCCTCGATCGATCCGGCCGCGCTGAGCGAGTGACCGATCATTGATTTTACGGAATTGATGAGCGGAAAGTTGTCGCCCCTGCGGCCCAGGGCCTGTACCCAGTTCTGTATCTCCTGCCTGTCGGCATTAGTGGCGGTAAGATGACCGCTGATGAGGTCGATATCATTAGTATGAACACCCGACCTTTCAATAGCCTCGGTGACGCAGCGCACCACTCCTACCGAATTTGCGGCCGTCATGGTGCCGCCCAAACGTTGCCCGCCAGAGTTGGTGGCACCACCCAATATCTCAGCGTAAATGTGAGCGCCACGCTCTAACGCTACATCCAGGTCTTCCAATATCATGGCACCGGCACCTGATCCCGGGACAAAGCCTCCGGCAGTAGCACTCATGGGTCTTGATGCTCGCTCGGGCTCGTCATTGAACTTGCGTGACAGTACGCGCATCGAATCAAATGCGCCGTATACGTAGGTGTCCACATGCTCAGCGCTACCCACCAGCATGCGTGGTGCATAACCATGTTTAATATACTCGTAGCCCATTAAAATGGCCTGCGTACCTGTGGCACATGCGGCCGAATTGGTCATCACCTTATTGGCCAGCCCTAACCTGCCCGATATATAGGAGGTCACACTGCTATTCATGGCCTGTTCCACCACACGTGACCCTAATTTCTTTACCTCTTTGTTATCTACCCGGGTGATCACATTCTTCATGGCCTCGGTATCGGCCACACTGTTCCCGAATATGCAACCGGTATCCCAGCGCGGCTCAACGGTCTCACGCTCCAAGCCTGCATCGGCCCAGGCATCAAGCGCGGCAACAAGGCCATAACCTATGTTGGTCCCTTTGAGGCCGTGCAGCACCACTTCCGAAATGTAATCTTTCAGGATACTCCACTCAAAGGCAGGCATACCCGCTACCTGGCAGCTAAAATTAAGCTCACGGTAATGCGGCATGAATTTAATGCCTGAAGTACCCTGTTGTAAAGAGTTCAGAAAGGCTGGGATGCCCACCCCATTGGGCGATACCACACCCATACCGGTGATCACAACGCGCTTAGCCATTATTCTTTTTGATATCGATCTTTTTAATGATGCCCGAGAACGTTCCTCTTGCCACCAGTTCATGTTGACCGTCGAACATCTCTACTTGGCACTTTAATTTACCAAAGCGGAAATATTGTTTTTTGGATATTACGGTCACTTTCTGACCGGGTAACACCATTTTAAAGAACGACACATCGGTCGACGTGAGGAGCGGATACATCGAGGCGTCATCCGTATAACTGTGGTCGGTCTCCTTCATGATCAGGAATATCCCTAACACCA
This window harbors:
- a CDS encoding ATP-dependent DNA helicase; this translates as MPASEQISASFPFEPAPQQRELFGKLHQFLLSDNGYECFLLRGYAGTGKTTVLSALVKALRAYNLKSVLLAPTGRAAKVITGYSGRKAFTIHKRVYRKRSAMNVDDMFMLATNLSEDTLFIVDEASMISDEAMGTARDTLLRDLVNYVYNTKNCKLMLVGDTAQLPPVGSEYSPALDASILSEDLGLQVFSFELTEVLRQQKNSGILHNVTAVRELIRHEEANYPQIVTKGYKDVYRMTGERLEEGLSYAYGKYGFDGTLVICRSNKNANLYNQQIRNRILMREEELTGGDQIMVVRNNYFWLQGGEEASTGFIANGDIARIKRVRRIEELYGFRFADVQIEFIDYAEDPVIDCKVLLEALYADSPALSADDQKRFFLEVMKDYEHLPTRREKLAELKLNPYYNALQIKFAYAVTCHKAQGGQWEAVFIDQGYLTEEMLNTDFLRWFYTACTRATTELFLVNFNQRFYAAPAEG
- a CDS encoding DUF3822 family protein, with the translated sequence MNDALYHYIDPSFSHLEVGHYTLTLLLGEQRFSLSVLYGQQLMVWRKDAPIAELTSPGEVQEVLNFGYQDVITAVRSANFTLVPQIVFEEDGITEIARFLDVHATDTVMAQPLDDNNEVVFKITQTQAEALNRFGTARTLFGAKGWLKAIASAQPSGDELYVNICDGQFDIAYFQNSSLQLFNTFEFGHEDELAYYAAFICQQLKLDMSKVTLILSGMIAEGNQRYTDLLSTMFKSVQLNTITVANIPDRFAKHQLLAITSLPLCASLADA
- the rsmD gene encoding 16S rRNA (guanine(966)-N(2))-methyltransferase RsmD, which produces MRIIGGRLKGLRLDPPKNLPVRPTTDMAKEALFNILQNQIDLEGIKVLDLFSGTGNLALEFASRFAQSVTAVDRSIHCINYLKGTARKHGLTQISTYKADVFKYLEMETEQYDLIFADPPYDLSRIPEIPKIIFEKNLLLPGGMLIVEHQSMQNLSNHFNFTEQRRYGHSSFSFFHLEEDDDSQE
- a CDS encoding 4'-phosphopantetheinyl transferase superfamily protein, with translation MISAGNDIVSLAHTDKVRTERPAFYKRILSPTEIERYEQGYHQSMPLHHYVWLSWSAKEAAFKFLQRHHPHLVFSPTKFTVINLTPPTEEPSVTVVKELNDRIFDTDKGYHGRILHDKHTLYFRSFSSQEVIHTLVSNDQSFNNIRWGLLLTDDDSPAGLSAAVREAATERLHTLYGQSAVITKDERGIPLISSSGIDSTEPISLSHHGQYVGYVFNNR
- a CDS encoding acyl carrier protein, translated to MTRQEILDELKIVISPYTTHKDKLAEMNDDTDLLKDLQINSANLVDIIIDAEAKYDIEIDYDSADKMMNVGTCIDVISEKLNEKA
- a CDS encoding beta-ketoacyl-[acyl-carrier-protein] synthase family protein, with the translated sequence MAKRVVITGMGVVSPNGVGIPAFLNSLQQGTSGIKFMPHYRELNFSCQVAGMPAFEWSILKDYISEVVLHGLKGTNIGYGLVAALDAWADAGLERETVEPRWDTGCIFGNSVADTEAMKNVITRVDNKEVKKLGSRVVEQAMNSSVTSYISGRLGLANKVMTNSAACATGTQAILMGYEYIKHGYAPRMLVGSAEHVDTYVYGAFDSMRVLSRKFNDEPERASRPMSATAGGFVPGSGAGAMILEDLDVALERGAHIYAEILGGATNSGGQRLGGTMTAANSVGVVRCVTEAIERSGVHTNDIDLISGHLTATNADRQEIQNWVQALGRRGDNFPLINSVKSMIGHSLSAAGSIEAVASVLQIVHGFVHPNINFEDPNPAITDLVSLNNIPTEMIKKEVNIVAKANFGFGDVNSCLILSKYTQ
- a CDS encoding 3-hydroxyacyl-ACP dehydratase FabZ family protein, whose amino-acid sequence is MTDLILNHLPYKSSFRFVDNISALSEDGVQGDYTLRHDAFFYEDHFEDNPVTPGVIITEIMAQIGLVVLGIFLIMKETDHSYTDDASMYPLLTSTDVSFFKMVLPGQKVTVISKKQYFRFGKLKCQVEMFDGQHELVARGTFSGIIKKIDIKKNNG